A genomic segment from Malus domestica chromosome 05, GDT2T_hap1 encodes:
- the LOC103438601 gene encoding bZIP transcription factor 11-like produces MASSSGTSSGFSSMIRQNAGSESSGSESMIHQNSGSEEDLMALMDQRKRKKMIWNRESARRSRMRKQKHLDDLTGQISQLEKENRQIISSLYIKSQHYMNIEAEKFVLRAQADELRSRLQSLNEIASFLNADNGGLHAAAADISCFNGFFDPLSVSNLNQPTMASGDISCFNEPNNSFFDPLNLSNLNQPTMSCFNKPNNSFFDPSNLSNLNQPTMVSADISCFNEHNNCFFDPSNLSNLSQPTMVSSDISCFNEPNNSLFDPSNLSNLNQPTMASADISYFNEPK; encoded by the coding sequence ATGGCTTCGTCCAGTGGGACATCTTCAGGCTTCTCCTCCATGATTCGTCAAAACGCAGGCTCTGAGTCTTCAGGCTCTGAGTCCATGATTCATCAAAACTCTGGCTCTGAGGAAGACTTGATGGCTCTGATGGaccagaggaagaggaagaaaatgatTTGGAACCGGGAATCGGCGAGGCGTTCTAGGATGAGGAAGCAGAAGCATTTGGATGATCTGACGGGCCAGATCAGCCAGCTGGAGAAGGAGAACCGTCAGATCATCTCCAGCCTCTACATCAAAAGCCAGCATTACATGAACATTGAGGCAGAGAAATTTGTTCTCAGAGCCCAAGCTGATGAGCTCAGAAGCAGATTGCAGTCCCTCAATGAGATTGCCAGTTTCTTGAATGCAGACAATGGTGGGCTCCATGCAGCTGCTGCAGATATAAGCTGCTTCAATGGTTTCTTCGACCCCTTGAGTGTGTCAAATCTTAATCAGCCTACTATGGCCTCTGGAGATATAAGCTGCTTCAATGAGCCTAATAACAGTTTCTTCGACCCCTTGAATCTGTCAAATCTTAATCAGCCTACTATGAGCTGCTTCAATAAGCCTAATAACAGTTTCTTCGACCCCTCGAATCTGTCAAATCTTAATCAGCCTACTATGGTCTCTGCAGATATAAGCTGCTTCAATGAGCATAATAATTGTTTCTTCGACCCCTCGAATCTGTCAAATCTTAGTCAGCCTACTATGGTCTCTTCAGATATAAGCTGCTTCAATGAGCCTAATAACAGTTTATTCGACCCCTCGAATCTGTCAAATCTTAATCAGCCTACTATGGCCTCTGCAGATATAAGCTACTTCAATGAGCCTAAATAA
- the LOC139196319 gene encoding uncharacterized protein isoform X2, translated as MTNTWMLYLSTIVLILFWVFYHLQENYSGVGHRSCWQLMTCLLSNDVTYTELIEIISRLKDKNGTLKGVDTSKLLKLGQIASY; from the exons GATGTTATATTTGTCGACAATTGTGCTGATATTATTTTGGGTATTTTACCATTTGCAAGAGAATTACTCTGGCGTGGGACACAG GTCGTGTTGGCAGCTAATGACTTGCCTTCTATCAAATGATGTAACTTACACTGAACTGATTGAGATTATATCAAGG TTGAAGGACAAGAACGGAACGCTCAAGGGTGTTGATACTTCAAAGCTTCTGAAGCTTGGACAAATTGCTTCTTACTGA